cggagaaacacatttcatttcttagttcatcaagattgatggtatagacattattttgttttaaagcaatcatagtcatgttaagatttggtttttcaataatgcacatatttgattcaaatctaacgatatagcctttatcgcataattgactaatgctcaatagattatgtttcaatccatcaactagtaacgcatcatcaatggaaaaacttgatttgttacctatggttcccttgccaatgattttgcctttgttgttgtcttcgaaggtgacatagccttcgtccatgctagtgagtttggagaattgggatggatctccggtcatatgccttgagcatccactatcaagataccatctcttgctcctaacatgtgatggtgtatgtttctacaagaaggaattatttttaggtacccatttacttttgggtgcctcaaaaactaatctaacttgtttatcatgttgcatagacttgatcatggttcctttaggaactcaaatcaatttgttcggactaattttcttgaatggacattgctaagttatatgtccatatttacaacaaaagttacaattgctttggtgttgaacatgtaagataggacctttaataaaggtggttggattttggtgagtacttctcacaaatccgattccactccttttgggaacgtgacccttatttgtaaggatcatgtttaaggacttgctaccgacctcgaatttcttcaaggtatctttaagtaccaagttctcaatttggagagtttctagatcatggcatttagcacattgagctatactatcatgatattcagtttttaatttatcaagatcacaagtaaggctatcatgctccttttttagcattttgtactttctactaattatctcacattcatcaaataactcatggaaggcatttaataattcatgataaggtaaatctgcattaattaaatccgttacctcttcttcgaaggccattagggcgtagtgagcaacttgctcagtgttggactcctcttcttcggacgtgcttgaatcatcccatgttgccttgagcgccttcttctttgatgctttctttttggcttgtggacaatcgttcttgtagtgtcccggtttcttgcactcatagcaaattacttggtccttcttgtgttcgaatttattttttatattatttttaaatttattctttcttaaatattttttaaatttttgagtcaaaagtgcaatgtcattgtcactgtcctcatcacttgatgttcctttcaagtggtcttcttgtgatgtgagtgtcatatccttcctgttctttggaagggggttctcaagctcgtcatgagcttgacatgtcatttcgtaggtcattagagacccaatgagttcttcaagagggaatgttttaaggtctttggcctcttgaattgccgtaacttttggatcccaacttttagggagggatcttaagattttagttactagttcaaaattagtaaaatctttaccaagagctttgagtccattgatgacatccgtaaaccgggtgtacatgtctccgatggactcacttggtttcattcgaaaaagttcgtaagagtgcacaagaatgttgattttggactctttcactcggctagtgccttcatgagtgacctcaagagttctccaaatatcaaaagccgaatcacaaattgaaacacgattaaattcatttttgtctagtgcacaaaacaaggcattcatagcctttgcatttaaagcaaaaaccttcttctccgattcattccattcgctcatcggaagagaagatttttgaaatccgttttcaacaatagtccaaagctcgaaatccatagaaatgaggaagatcctcatccgagtcttccaatacgtgtaatccgacccattaaacataggtggacgtgtgatagagtgtccctcatgcatgcttgagtaagccatctctcttgggtattaaaccaaatatgagagtgagcctagctctgataccaattgttaggatcggagcggcactaagaggggggggtgaattagtacagcggattaaaacgttgatttcgataaaactttcgtacgaaaagtatgaaacttgaaaagcttaacttgaaggcatattcttaaagttgtgcagcaaaggtaataagaaactaaagcatgtaagaaggtttgcaataatgtaaatggcaataatgaaatgcaaaccaaggatgacaccgattttagagtggttcggtcaaatgacctactccacttgcaaggcccctcttcgatgaggctcccaccttccactagcaaatctcttgaaatggaagggtaaatacccctcttacaaccttttacaagcaattaaacctcttacaaaatttcagcaagaaagaatgaggagaactctctaacaaaatgaaaagaagacttgctaagactttctaagacttttttctcaatcaaattgcttctcaaaagttgtaatctcagttgagatttgaggggtatttataggcctcaagaggattcaaatttgggctccaaatttgaattctcgtggagttcccgatgctggcggtgctaccgcctgtcagtggcggttccaccgcctgtcagtgtcaggcgctgatagtgctgggcggtgccaccgcccagctcaggcggtgccaccgcctggctctcgggcactgggcggtgccaccgcccagctctcgggtgctgggcggtgcaaccgcccagtctggcagcgccaccgccagactctttggttgactggttgggcttcaaacttagcccaaaccaagtctaattttgggcccagttggcccctaaccaggatataggattatctcttaatcctaatcctaattacaagttaactaaaaaaaacacctcctaaacaagtttttcaaccgcgaacgtcgagtcttgttccgacgagctttccgacgaacttcttccgacgggctccaagcacgctcccgaacttgtgatgactttaatgagtagccgagccttctcgttgatcttcgtgaacctccgacgatctcttcggcgaacttccgaaaattccgacaggttcccgatttcttctcggttggttccggcagcatatccgacgattcttcgaactcttaaacgtccatcgaacttgactccggtatacttgctttgtgttttctggtttatcgtagttaaccctgcatacttaactcaataatatggattagatcaaataacccatcaattgattttatcatcaaaatccgagattcaacaactagagTGTCTCCAAACTTTTAAAGCAAGAGAAGTGAAGATAATCACACTGATTTCTTAGtttttcaataaattaaaattttaatactcAATTCACATTAATCCAGAGATGAATAATTCTAAGATATTTATGATATGAGTTGCACATAATAGGAAAGCTCGTTGAGTTAGGAAATCAAAGCATTTTAGATTATTTGATTTGAAGTTTTACAGAGAAAGCTATGCTCAGCTCTCCCTATAAAGGTCCTAATGGCTGCTCTGTCATATTGGAGAAAAGTTGTTTATGTCTCttttaattagtttttatttattttaaatattaaaaatggaGAAGAAATTTGTTTTCCAAAAACAAAATGTGATGACAACTATAACCATGCTCCTATATAGGGagcataaaatattataattgtgaGATGCCAATTACCCATCCACACACAACAAAATTTGGTAGACAAAGCAAACTGTGGTAGCAAATAGAGATAGAGCCGATCCTGTGAACCAGCCAAAGAAAATAGACttggtttttttttattattattaattttaattcaaAATTACAACTCACTACCACCAAGTGGCTCATGACTTAGATATTTATATTAATCACTATACCACAATAAGCTCTCATCCAACATGGTTGCTTGAATTGGCATGGATCTAACCTCAGTCCCACCTTTGCCAGACTTATCATCTATATTGATTGGGTCGACCTAACCCGAGCCTGACCTATCATGGTCACGCAACCTAAGCCCCACTTATCTTGATTGGGTCAAACCACACTCGACCCAAGCCCAAATTTTACTTAGACTATCTTAGTTGACCTTgaatgaacctaactcaagcctAATCCAACCTGGATTTAACCCAGGCCTATGTAGGAATGATTATGCCCTCtgctttttttcaaaaaaaaaaaagaagaaatttttgtattaataacTAAACTATAATAAGCTAGTGTTAGAACATGATTGTCATCAACTGACTACCATTGTTAGGCTAACCCAAACTTGACCTTGAGTTCGACCTTTGCTTGACATACATTGGTTAGGTTTGAATAGGCTCAACTTGAGCCCAACCTCTACCGTAGGATCAACCTGAGCTTAATCTCTTTCAATTGTCTTGATTGGGCTCGATCGACCTACATTTATTAGGCCAACAACCTAAAGCATGATTCAAGTCTAACCAGCTTTTGTCCTACCTATCCTAGTCGAGTAAATCTAGAATCGATAAAATCCTAACGTCTTAACCAATCATAATAACCTAACTCGAGCCAAAATCTGATTTAGGAATTATTATGttctaactcttttttttttctttttaaagtgaaatattttatccttttttatCAGTTGAACTTGTCTCTCGTAAGGAGAGATCCTCATTCTTATAAATAGGATAATTACTACAAGAAAAATTCCTCGTTAGCCAAATATTTTATGttacaaatatttatatttgacAATAATTCTTTTTTTATTGACAAGATCAtcactaaaaaaaaattaattacaaaACATGAGTTGTCATTAAATGTATGAATGACATGTGCTCATATCTTACTTGCAATGTGGTCATTAGGATAACAAAAAGCAGCCAAAGCATTCGACATAGTAAAACATCCTTTTTGAGTAACGTGTGTTCAATCAAGAGAAAAACTATCAAAAGTATTTGATGTGATAAATTCTTTCATTTATGGTAGATGTGGTATTAAGGACAAAAAGACATTCAAAAACATCCAATACATGGATGAGATTGAAGCCTCCCCTTGCCTGCCcaagataaaaatcatcatgtgttTAATGCATACAAATTAGCTAAAATATTTGTTTTACATGAAAACAGTCACTGCATTCTAAGCATCTTGATGCATCCACtcaggattatatatatatatatatatatatatatatatatatatatatatatatatatatatatatatagagtaattgataaaaatatgtctactgaaaaagaaaaaaaacataaaagaaagaGTGTCCTTTGCAAACAATGTGATGTGTTTTAACTAGGCACAGTACCCCCATCTtgcatgatgtatcctttatacaTGATATGTTTACTAGGATAACAAAAAACATTCAAGTCGCcgcttaattatattttatgaacCAGACAATGATGGAAGTTCAGAAAAGAATATCGCTATtcaaatgatataacctttatctcaAAGTACAATATGAGAAATAAATGATATAATCAGTATTTTTGGCCAATTGATACTCCACGCGTACTTGGATATAACAAAGCATTGATTGAGTATGCCATATCAGCTTGCTTCCAAAGATTatatgttatctaaaaggaaTATCTTTCATTAAACtgcataatattttataatatgttaatcatatatttaataatttaataaaattttattgggCTTATTAGTCTATTAATTTTGTTTGATCTAAATTattaatcaaaaatataaaaattaataataatatcaatttttataaattaattttaatttttttcactttCCGATATGGGGTGGTCTTACACTTTCCACCCATGACATCGTCATGGGTGTACGCATGGTTGGTAGATTCATCATTCGTTACTGTCGTTTGGTGAATGGGTGGGTATATAAAAATAGGGAGGCTGTGTTCACAACGTAATAAATTCGAGAGATGGGGAGAATGCTGGGCCGAGCCCGCTTCCGTCTTCGATCGTTTTAGATCAAAATACACACGCCCGTGCTCGAGCCCAAGCAATGTGTTGCAGCTCGTGTCCTCTCCACGACAAAAATAAACCGAGACCGACGATGGGTTGCGGCGGCCGATAGCCAAAAAGGAAACgaggaacgcaagaagaacacatAGAAAACCCCCTCTAAATCCAAAAGCGACGCGGTGAAACACAAATATCAAGCGCTCCTCCGATTCCTTCCCTCTCTGTGTCTTTTCAGCTCAAGATCTCTGCCCTCCTGTCCGATTCCGAGTCTCGAACCCTTTCCATTATCGGTTTGATCTCATCCTTCTTCGATTCTAGAATCTTCTTTTATCCCTCATCTTTGATTCACGGCCATGGACGCCGACGGCCGAAACGGCAACAAGAGATTCCACCAGAGATTGGCGCCGCTAGACCGCGCCAACAACAACGTCTGCTACCACTGGCGGgcggggcggtgcaatcgccaccCCTGCCCCTTCCTCCACAGCGAGCTGCCAccgcatcagcagcagcagcagtccgTCGCTCCCGACGGCGGCGCCATCGCGAAGCGGAACAACGTCTGGAGGAACCCTGGCGCCGCCTCGGGCCCTCCCTCCAAGTGGGGGAAGGGGCGCGGTGGAGGCGCCGTCGGGCGACCTCCCGGCAGGGCCTCCGACAGGATCTGCCATTACTTCTTAGCAGGGAACTGTACGTACGGCGAGAATTGCCGCTTCTTGCACTCGTGGTTCATCAGCGACAGTTTCTCCCTTCTGACCCCGCTCCAGGGGCATCAAAAGGTGATTCTTTTGCTTCCTATAGGTAATTTGTTGTTTGGTTCTACAACTTTGATTAGGTAAGGGGTGTTTGCAGGCCGTATCAGGTATTGCACTTCCTTCTGGCTCGGACAAGTTATATTCTGGAAGCATGGATGAATCTGTTCGGGCTTGGGATTGCCAGACTGGGCAGGTCCAGATTCTCAcggcattttcttttctttgacaCCCGCTATCATCAATCTTTTGACCTCTTTTTACACGTGCCTCTGGTAGTGCGTTGGAGTCATCAATATGGGAGGTGAAGTCGGATGTATGATCAGTGAAGGGCCCTGGTTATTTATCGGAGTTCGAAATGCTGTCAAGGTTAGTTATCATctataatcttcttcttctaatATGATTCTGGATGTTGAGGTTAAGTTCTCATATATGAATGAAGAGAACTTCATTTCGGATTTGTTTTTCGGCGGTGGAACAGGCATGGAACACACAAACGGCAACAGAGCTGAGTCTTGATGGCCCTAGTGGACAAGTTTATTCTCTGGTTGTTGGCAATGAGTTGCTTTTTGCCGGAACTCAGGTACTTTCTTTGTCGTTTTTTGTTTTGCAATTGTGATGCTCAATATTAAACAATGTGCTACTCTGGCCTTGTGAATTTATCTTCGTAATCTGGGAAACCTTATGGGCATGTCTTCTGCTGCAGAATGGACGTATATTGGCATGGAAATTTAGTGCTGTTGGAAACTGCTTTGAACCGGCAGCATTCTTTGATGGCCATCAACTTTCAGTGGTTTCATTAGTGGTGGGAGCTTTGAGGCTTTACTCCAGTTCTATGGATAATACGATAAGAGTAAGTGTCATGTCATCTAAATCGATTAATCCTTTGTTATGTATGATTCTAACTGCTCATTATTGGTTATTGACCTTTATATATTCTGCCTATTCACTCTCTATGTATAAGGTTATATGCGAGATCTCACTATTGCAAGCAGTAGCTTTTGAGAATCAAATACTAATAATTTTAACATATTTTAATGGTTTTTTAGCTTCTAGAGAAAGTGAGCCTATTTGATATCCTTCTTCTGTTGTACTAAAAGAAAACATTTGTTGATTGAAAACAAAATCTAAAGTTTTTTGTCATTAAATTTAGTTTGAAGTCTTTAACTTTCTAACTGACACATCTTGATCTGGTGCACTAAAGAATTTCCTTTCATGTGAAACCTTATGTTGTCATCAGTGGCAAAGCACAGAATGTCATAAGAGTTGTAGCAAATATAAATGTTTGAAATAAGGATAAAAGATATAATGGTCCAATTAGAATCTTAAAATTTCCATTCCAAAGAAAATCCAAGACATGTTCCATTTGATGCAACCAGATCCTGCATTCAACTCCATAATTCCATTCCAAAGAAAATCCAAGACTTGTTCCATTAGACTATGACGTAGTGTACTTTATTAGGGGTCTTGTGTGCCCAGGAGAAAGGAGGCTCCCCTGGCCCCCACGAGGAGTCCACGACTCCTAATGGCAGATGggcaggtttttttttttctttgtttggacCAGATAGCAGATCACAAGTCCAATTTGGACTCTTAAAAGGGGCACAAATCATCTCTTTAAGTGTTAGCAGTACTTGCAGCTTAAGAAAACAATAAATAGCAGTTAGCCAGCATAATAAAGGAAGGGCAGCTTATGATTTTAGGCTGTTTATCATTGGAAATACTCAGCCTATATAACAAGGAGAAGGCATATGGGAGCATGTAAATGAGACTGTGCAAGCTTCTTTGTCCATTATTTGGACCATTTTTCTTTCTTATTCCAccagtattttttttctttaatattatCTTGTAAGGCTATTTCTCTTCATTAGTTAGAAGCATTAGTTAAGGAGTGCAATCCTTAACAATTTGCTATGAAAGTGAGTTTGAGGGCAATTATACATCGACCTACAACCATTTTGGATTGCTCCTTTATTGGTGCTCACATCTTGAGCTGTAAACCTCAGTTACCAGATGTCATCAATATGATATGAGGATGCAAACCGATATTATGGACCTGATCATGGGACAAGGGAGTTATTTGTGAAGTATTTTGTTTAGAAAAGATGGAAGAAGATCAAAGCACTTACCTTGTCACACCATCGGTAATGTTCGATCTCATCGATGAGAGTGCTACTCCCTCCCTCACGCCAATCAAGTAACCTTCAACATTGCCTTTCTAAGGCAACAAAAAAGTCCAAGTTGGAGGTAACAAGGGAAAGTCAGGCTTGAATGTCCCTGACTATTGGAAATTTCGGATGATGTGGCATTGACTCCCACAACATAGTAGGCCATCCTTCAGGGAGGTGAATCACATATATGGAAACCGAAATCATCACAATAGCATTGATGGCTCTGGCATAGCTAAAGATACTCAACATGTTGCTACAATGATACAACATTCTCAACTTGGTATTGTCATTTTTGCGATGACACAAGGCTTGACAAAATTGTTGTCCCATTGATGTTCACAATAGTACCAAAGGACTTCCAATAGTTCATATTGGTTGGCAGAAGCCCATACAGAGGCAATCAAGCCTCTGGATCCTTGTCGGTGCACTCTTTAGCCTGGAGTCTGCTAAATCATGAAAGCAGGTAATAGTTGACAACTTTAAACACTTGCCAACAACATCACTTGACAACAATCAGTTGCCTCCCATTTAATGATGTTACAATCCTTCGATGGCCCAAAGTCAACAGCAGAGCTGCACCTGACTGCCAAGACAGATTTTCCAAAATTGCTGGTGACTGCTCAACTAACTGGATTTTCTTCTTGAGCAATCCTATGATTATATGGCAACACTCGAGAACCAGAAGTTGCTATTGCAGCTATGTGCTTCGAGGATATGACAATGATATCTGTATTACTTGACTCAAACTGGATAGCCTACAAGTGATGATTCATGTTAGTAACTATGACGTGCCTTCGTCCTTCCTGCATTACTGATTGGGATGCAATGGTGAAGAGAATATCATGAAGAATTCAAGTATCTCATATGGTTCCTGACATGTCTCAAAAAACATTGATTGAGAATTTTTATAGGAGGATTGAAGCCATGGCCGGACAGTGGGTTTCAGCATTGCCTCATAACAGTCATTATCATATTTGCTAGCATTGGAGCAATGCTCAGCATTATTGTCTTTGCCCAAGTGTGTCCGTAGATCCTTTTACATACTAATTCTATTTGTTATCCCATGAAAGAAACAAAGGTTTTGTCCCAAATGTA
This genomic stretch from Musa acuminata AAA Group cultivar baxijiao chromosome BXJ3-9, Cavendish_Baxijiao_AAA, whole genome shotgun sequence harbors:
- the LOC135650104 gene encoding zinc finger CCCH domain-containing protein 17-like isoform X2, with translation MDADGRNGNKRFHQRLAPLDRANNNVCYHWRAGRCNRHPCPFLHSELPPHQQQQQSVAPDGGAIAKRNNVWRNPGAASGPPSKWGKGRGGGAVGRPPGRASDRICHYFLAGNCTYGENCRFLHSWFISDSFSLLTPLQGHQKAVSGIALPSGSDKLYSGSMDESVRAWDCQTGQCVGVINMGGEVGCMISEGPWLFIGVRNAVKAWNTQTATELSLDGPSGQVYSLVVGNELLFAGTQNGRILAWKFSAVGNCFEPAAFFDGHQLSVVSLVVGALRLYSSSMDNTIRVWDLATFQCIQTLTNHTSVVMSVLCWDQFLLSCSLDKTIKGVLALCGMHDAQAKPILLCSCNDNSVRFYDLPSFSERGKIFSKEEVRAIQTGPGGLFFTGDATGELKVWKWLTNEVANS
- the LOC135650104 gene encoding zinc finger CCCH domain-containing protein 17-like isoform X1, with the protein product MDADGRNGNKRFHQRLAPLDRANNNVCYHWRAGRCNRHPCPFLHSELPPHQQQQQSVAPDGGAIAKRNNVWRNPGAASGPPSKWGKGRGGGAVGRPPGRASDRICHYFLAGNCTYGENCRFLHSWFISDSFSLLTPLQGHQKAVSGIALPSGSDKLYSGSMDESVRAWDCQTGQCVGVINMGGEVGCMISEGPWLFIGVRNAVKAWNTQTATELSLDGPSGQVYSLVVGNELLFAGTQNGRILAWKFSAVGNCFEPAAFFDGHQLSVVSLVVGALRLYSSSMDNTIRVWDLATFQCIQTLTNHTSVVMSVLCWDQFLLSCSLDKTIKVWVTTESGNLEVTYTHTEEHGVLALCGMHDAQAKPILLCSCNDNSVRFYDLPSFSERGKIFSKEEVRAIQTGPGGLFFTGDATGELKVWKWLTNEVANS